CACGGCGCTGCCGGTGGCATCAACCCAGACGTAAGGGGATTCCACTTGTCCGAACAGGACGCGCGAGACGTCGGCAAGGTTGGCGCCCGTGATCTGCACGACGGTTCCGCCGGTCTCGGCGCCGGTCTTCGGCTCCAGCGCGGCAATTACCGGCTCTCCCGCGCCCGTGGATTGTTCGGCAGTTAGAAGTCCGTCGTTCAATTCAACGGTGTCGAACTTGAGTCGCGTTGCCGCGCCTGGGGTGACAGTTGGTTTGGCGCGGAAGGTCAGAATAGCCAGAGTTCCCTGCCCGGAGAGCGCATCGGTGTTTGCTCCCGCCACCATTATCTTGCCCGTAAGAGGATTCACGATGGGATCAAGCCATTCGCCGGTGAGGGACCCGCTCTGGATACTCAGATATTCAAGTGCGCGCGAGTCGTAGAGCAACTCGAAGTAATACCCGCGCACCAGATTGGCTGAGTCAATACTCACGGGCACTTGGTAGACAGCCTCCGGGTCCAGCTTGAGTTTGCCGGGAATGCTGAGCAGGCGCTTGGCCGAGGAGCGGTCTCCATACTCCTGAGATACAGCCTCCTTTGCCTGTGTTTTTGCGCCGGTCAGTTCAGGGCCGATGCCGTCACCGTCGATATCGGCCGGGAACGAGCTGATCGCTCCTTCGCTGAAGCGCATAATGAGCGACGCATCCACCGTACCCACAAAACTCGGTTCGTCGCCGCTGACGTCGCCCGCCGCATAAAACACGGTGTCTTCCCCGGAATCAGCGGATTTCGGGTTAGGCTTGTTGATGCTGGCGCGGCCTTTGAGGATGGCTGTGGAGTCCGCGTTGTCTACGACGCCGTCGCCGTTAACATCGCCCCAAAGATAGGTGTCGTTGTTGACGGTGAATAGCCCGTCTTGAGTGGTAGCCTGAGCCGCCCCGTTGTTCATCTGCACGTTGGAGAAGGCCAACGGCGAGGTCTTGCCATTCTGTATGTTCTTCTTTACGGTGACGTAGACGATGGCTACAGACCCCGAGCCAGAGTTGAGTTCGGCGCCCGATGCGGAGAACGAGGCCGAGCCGGCTCCGACATTGGCCACCGGGTCACCCCATCCGCCGGCAATGGTGCCCGCTGCGACCCTGACGATCTGGAGCACGGTTGTATCGACCGACACGGTGAGATTGTAGGCGGTGAGGCCCTGGGCATCCGCGATGTTTACCGGGCAGGGCAACGTATATCCCGCCCGCCCCTTCAGATCGGTGGGAATTGACAACGCGTATGTCCTCGCGACGCCCTCGACCGTAACGGTGCGCGTCACTTCGGGAGCGGCGTTGCCGGCAGTGTCGGAGACATTGTAGCGCAAGGTATATGTGCCGCTCTTCGCGGTGTCTACGCTGCCTGACACGGCGATCCGGCTAGTCAGATCGCCTTCCAGTGCGTCTGTAGCCGATGCGCCGGGATCGTTGTATGTTTCACCCGTCTGAATGGTGATCTCGCTGGCGCCGTTCAGGGTAAGGACGGGCGGGGTGCCGTCGACACGGGTATGTGTCAAGCCGATTCCCGATGGCTCCGGGCTGAGATTGCCCGCATTGTCCTCCAAGCGTACCGCGAAATAGTAACTGCCCTCAACGCCGAAGGGGTTAAAGCTTAGAGTTCCAGACCCTGCCGAAAGGGTTTGTCCGGTCCGGGCCCATCCGGCATCATTGGCACGCACCCATAGGGCAACGGTTTTCAGGCCGCTGATGGTGTCGCTCATGCCGCTGTAACTAACGGAGACGCCTGTTGGGGGCGCGTACGAGGGTGATTGGGCTGTTCCAATCGCCGGGGGGGTGATGTCGTAGATTGTCATGGACGCGTACGGCACCGCTAACTCGGTGGCGCCTGCGGAGAGATTCTTGAGCGCCACCGCGGTTGTTTCGGAGACCGTGGGAAGACCCGACTCATCAAATGCGGATGCCGGAAAACATGCGGCCGCGAGGAGGAGAATCGAACCGATCGCCCTCCAATTAGACACACGATACTCGCCGGTAGCCGGCCAACGATATTGGTTCATTTTGGGAACCCCCATCTGCCCGCGTTTACGCCCAAGGCAATGAGCGCTATTGCTATCAAACATATCACGAATTGACACCCAACACGCTGAGAACTGTCATCTGCACGTCAATAGCGTCCACCTTTCCCACTGCATTTACATCTGGCGGGACCGGCGTCTGTATTCCGAGTGCGCCATTGATCACGAGCTGCAGGTCTGTCGCATCGACGATTCCGTCTTGATTCACGTCGCAGGGAATCCCGCTTTGGGGAAAAGAACTCGCGGAAGCGGCGTCGGTGCCGCGGGCCGTCTCAATGACGTCCCAGTAGCCATCAGCGTCAGAATCATACTGATAGGGGTCGAGTCCCAGCTCGAATTTCTCGAGATTCGTCAGGCCGTCGCCGTTTGCATCTTCCTGGGCGTCATCCCCATCGCGGGGGTTCAGGCCGTTCCACACCTCCCACCCGTCCGGCATTCCATCATTGTCGCTGTCGAAATCAAGGGGATTCGTACCCAGCGCGATTTCAACCTCGTCTGAGAGGCCGTCACCGTCGGTGTCGTTGTACGTCGCAGCGGCTACCACGACCAGAATTGCGTCACCGGCGCTGGTCGGATTCGCCAATGCGGGCACGATGGCAACCGTACTCGCCAATGTCATGGCAAGGGTGATTCGGGCACAGACCGATAGAGGCGCCATATTGTCCATTCCAAGGTCTCCCTGTTTGTGGAAGGCTCGTGTTGCGTCGTAAGACCTTCAACGCAAAGCGGGTGCCAAGGAAGGGGCAGTGCGCTCCCAGCTGGATGGATGGCGCTAAATCATTGCTTTCCAATAAGTTACATGGGCCGGACGGCTTGACCCGAAGAACTTGTACATGCCGCGGGAGGTGACGGGTCCTTGTCGTAATGACGATGGCTTGTCAAGATGACGCCAGGCGGCGGCGGGCCGTGCCGGCCTTCGCAGGCCCCGTGTTCCGGGGGGAGGAGTGGGGCATTACTGGGCCCATTCAGGGGGAGAGGACGACGGCAGCGAACGGGCGTCCCCCGTTCGCTGCCGTCACCAACAGTGAGATGTCTCTACCTACAGCACAGAAAGCGTGATACCGAATGTCAAACGCCGCTCTTTAGACCAAGACGAACCGGCGCACCGCCAAGCCCGCGATTCCCAAGGCAATCAACACCATCGTGGCAGGCTCGGGAACAATCTGCTCGAAGCGCAGTTCCACGATCAGGTCATTGTAGTCCGCGTCGTATGAACTCGAGGGGTTATTATATCCGCCGGGCAGGGGCAGGTCTTCCCATGCCAGCAGAAGGACGTTTGGGTCAGCCGCGACTGTGTAGGCGACCATGTGGTCTTCGATCCACCCCGGAACCTCGCCTATCTGCCAATTGAGAGCTTGCTCCGAATGCCATATGGCGCCCCGGCCGGCTGGGTCCAGGTAGAACCCAAACAACTGATTAACGTCAAGGGTAGTGAGGGTGGCATCGTAGCCGAGTCCCGAGACATCCCCGATTTGCGTGACTGAGAACAGGGGGTTATAGTTCACGGGTGCCCCGGCGGGGGTGTAGTAGCCGAATTCCGATACTATCGACGCGTACCTGGCCTGTGCCTCGATAAGCCAGCTCTCTCCGATCGGAATCAGGAAGGTCTGCAAATCGACGACGCGCATGACATCCAAGTTCGCATTGCTTGTGTAAACAGTACCGTAAAGGTTGTTGTAGACTTGCCACACGCTGAGTTCGGCGGCGTGCGGCGTCTCGTTCGGAATGTAAATGGCCATAGCCGGCGCAGAAATCAAAGCCATCCCCAGAATCCCTAAAATCGTTGCGTACCTCATCTCACTGTCTCCTTTCGGCGCGTTGATGTGAACACGTCACATGTTTTCTCGATGCGTATTGCCTCTGCTTCACAACGGCTTCACATACTTCAAATCGACTCGACCGCTATGAGTCCTTTCCGAGTGCCCATCTGCAATGAGCAGATTCCGTGCCAATCTTGGGTCATCTCGATTAAGTTGTTTGTTCATAATCATTTATAATGGCTTCAGCGTCTGGGCAGACCCTTGTGAAATCTAACGATCTGATCAAACATTGTTCATCGCCGCGATACATTTTTCTATACTGAGGCGCGTGTTTGGGGTTGGACTCGCGGTTCATTCGAATTTCAAAACCCGAAGCTGCGGTTTTGCGGTGCGTCCGCGAGCTGGGACCTGAGACATCAGATTCGCACAAAGACCGAAGCCCAGCCCAATGAGGATTTTCCCGGTTTTCCGCGCGAACGCAGCAGGTTTTGCATCTGAAGGGAAGAACTCCGCTCGCAGGTACTCTCCGCTGCTTGTCAAGAGAACAAGAGGTATACTTAGTGCACCGCTTCCACGTGTCCCGCGCCGGTACCTGGCGTTTCATGCTGTCGTTGAAATGTTCTGTCCGCATGATGTTCAGAGGAGGCCCTTCCGCGCCGCATTGAGCTCAGAAGAGCCGCGTGCGAAACGCCCCATACGCATATCCCAGCTTCGTGAGGCGTTTACGATGCTCCCCAGCAGCTCACCCATGTTTGTTTTCCAATCCGCGGACGTACCATCCAGCCTTGTTTGGTGGGATGCGGTGCTTCCTTCCCTACCGGTGGACTCAGGGGCCCCTGCACGGCTTGTTTACTCCGGAAACCCGCAACCGCGCCCAAATTATTCTTGACAATATAAAAAACACTGTTGTGGGCCGCCGTATTCCACCATCTGCGGCTCACGCATCCGTGGGTGTAGGCACTGGGTTAAAGGGCATGGACCTGGGCCAGAAATCCTTGAAATCGGCGCGGGGTGAACGGAGTTCGCGCAGTACTCTGGCTAACGAGGACGGTTCAGATTGTATTTTTCAATCCGTCTGCGCAGAGTCTGGTAACTGATGCCTAGCTCTTCGGAAACTTTGCGGCGGTTCCATCGGTGCTTTTCGAGGGCTTCCCGAATGCGTTCCGATTCGGATCTTCGGGAAATGGGAGGGATCTTCGGGGCCCGCGGCGCCGGGATTGATTCAGGCACATTCTCATGACCGGATTTGGCGTTGGCCTCTTGGGCTCGAGCGGCCTGCGGCATGGCGCCTTTTCCCAATGCCATCCAGCGTTTCACGGTGCTTTCGAGTTCGCGTACGTTGCCGGGCCATGGTTGGCTGGTCAAACGGGCCAATTCCTCTCCGGAGACGCCCATGCTTGCGTCCAGGCCGAGCCCTCCGTGCTTCTCGATGAAATGGCGCACCAGGAGGGGGATATCCTCCGGGCGTGAGGAAAGCGGCGGGACCCAGATGCACACCTCATTCAGCCGAAAATAGAGGTCGTGGCGAAAGGTCCCCTCTTTCGTTTTCGCCTCGAGGTCTGCATTCGTGGCGGCAATGATTTGGACATCTACACGGATATGCTTTCTTCCGCCGAGTTTGGTGAACTCCTTGTGTTCGATGACCTGGAGGAGCTTGGCCTGAAGGTTGGGGTACATTTCGCCGATCTCATCGAGGAAGATGATGCCGTTGTTGGCGAGTTCGAACCGGCCCGGTTTAGACGATAGCGCGCCCGTAAACGCGCCCTTTTCATAGCCGAACAATTCGCTTTCGAGCAGTTGTTCGGGCAAGGCCGTGCAATTGACCTTCACAAAAGGCCGATCCCGCCGCTGGGACAGGCGGTGGATTTCCCTCGCCACAAGGTCCTTACCGGTGCCGCTTTCACCCCGGATAAGGCAGTTGAGGTCGGTCCGCGCGACCTGAGTGATGATTGTGCGCAATTCCTGCATTGCCGGGCTTATGCCCACCAGATAGGACGTTTCGGTATCTGCCTTGCCTGACCACGGGCGGTGCAGCATCCGTTGTTCGGCTTCGCTGGCCAGGGCGCGCCGCAGTACCGCGCGAATATCATTAAGGTTGAATGGCTTCGGGATGAAGTCGGCGGCGCCCCGGCGAACACATTCGATAATGGCCTTGGGCTCCGACTCGAGAGATACGCAGATTACCTTGGGTTTTGAAGGGGTGTCCAGGATAGATTCCAGCACATCGGGTGTCAGGCCGGCTTCCGGGAGGATCTCCATGACCACCGCACGCACGGGCACCGCGTAGAGGAAGCCCAGGGCTTCCCCCAATATGCCGAAGATGCGCACGTCGTATCCTGACCGTTTCAGGCCCTTTTCCAGCGCCCACAGCACACCGGGGTCTGTGTCCAGCACAACGACCGTGCCCGGATGGCTTTGGATTTTATCTTCAGATATGGAGGTTGCGGTGCGCTGGTTCACCGAAGCACCTCCCTCCGGCGGGCCAGAAGTGTGACGTTGCGCGGCAAGACAATTCGCAGCCGCACTTCATGTCCCTCGTGCAATTCGAGGCTGAGAGTGCCGCCGCAGCTATGAACGGTTCGTTCTGCGAGCTGCAGCCCGGGATTGCCCATGTCCCTTCCCGATAGAGGAGAGGCGAACACGGCGAGCGTTTGCAGGGGGTGGGAATCGGTAGTTTCGTAAGACATTTCGAAGGCGATGTACTCGGAACCGGCCTGGCGCAGGGCTAACGAGATCTCCGCGCCGGTATCCACCATACGGAGCGCATCCAGAATAAGGTCGAGAAAGGTGCGCGCCAGGGTTGTACCGTTGAGCAAGATGCACTCGCTGTCCGTTTCAAACAGCCGGTGAATGCTGACTCTCCGGTTCTGGATGGCCACGGCGAGCACATCAAGCGCGCGGTCGATGAACTCATCCAGCCGGACGGTTTCCACGGACCCCTCGCGCAGGAGCGAGAGCTTGCGAAACTCCTGTGTCTGCCGGTGCAGTCTTTCCACGTTCTGCTGGATTATGGCGAGGCCCTCGGCGGCTTCAGGGGAGATCACGGTCTCCTGCACGAGGTCGGCCGCGGTTCGGATGGCGGTCAATGGCTGGATGAAATTTCGCGCGACTTCAACTCCGATGTTGCCCAAACTGGCATGATGCGCAACGTGAAGGAGCAACTTGGCCTGCTCCCATTCGAACACAAGAAACCGTGCGCAGGTGTCGAGG
This window of the Candidatus Hydrogenedentota bacterium genome carries:
- a CDS encoding dockerin type I domain-containing protein; translation: MDNMAPLSVCARITLAMTLASTVAIVPALANPTSAGDAILVVVAAATYNDTDGDGLSDEVEIALGTNPLDFDSDNDGMPDGWEVWNGLNPRDGDDAQEDANGDGLTNLEKFELGLDPYQYDSDADGYWDVIETARGTDAASASSFPQSGIPCDVNQDGIVDATDLQLVINGALGIQTPVPPDVNAVGKVDAIDVQMTVLSVLGVNS
- a CDS encoding sigma-54 dependent transcriptional regulator, with the translated sequence MNQRTATSISEDKIQSHPGTVVVLDTDPGVLWALEKGLKRSGYDVRIFGILGEALGFLYAVPVRAVVMEILPEAGLTPDVLESILDTPSKPKVICVSLESEPKAIIECVRRGAADFIPKPFNLNDIRAVLRRALASEAEQRMLHRPWSGKADTETSYLVGISPAMQELRTIITQVARTDLNCLIRGESGTGKDLVAREIHRLSQRRDRPFVKVNCTALPEQLLESELFGYEKGAFTGALSSKPGRFELANNGIIFLDEIGEMYPNLQAKLLQVIEHKEFTKLGGRKHIRVDVQIIAATNADLEAKTKEGTFRHDLYFRLNEVCIWVPPLSSRPEDIPLLVRHFIEKHGGLGLDASMGVSGEELARLTSQPWPGNVRELESTVKRWMALGKGAMPQAARAQEANAKSGHENVPESIPAPRAPKIPPISRRSESERIREALEKHRWNRRKVSEELGISYQTLRRRIEKYNLNRPR
- a CDS encoding DUF5011 domain-containing protein; this translates as MNQYRWPATGEYRVSNWRAIGSILLLAAACFPASAFDESGLPTVSETTAVALKNLSAGATELAVPYASMTIYDITPPAIGTAQSPSYAPPTGVSVSYSGMSDTISGLKTVALWVRANDAGWARTGQTLSAGSGTLSFNPFGVEGSYYFAVRLEDNAGNLSPEPSGIGLTHTRVDGTPPVLTLNGASEITIQTGETYNDPGASATDALEGDLTSRIAVSGSVDTAKSGTYTLRYNVSDTAGNAAPEVTRTVTVEGVARTYALSIPTDLKGRAGYTLPCPVNIADAQGLTAYNLTVSVDTTVLQIVRVAAGTIAGGWGDPVANVGAGSASFSASGAELNSGSGSVAIVYVTVKKNIQNGKTSPLAFSNVQMNNGAAQATTQDGLFTVNNDTYLWGDVNGDGVVDNADSTAILKGRASINKPNPKSADSGEDTVFYAAGDVSGDEPSFVGTVDASLIMRFSEGAISSFPADIDGDGIGPELTGAKTQAKEAVSQEYGDRSSAKRLLSIPGKLKLDPEAVYQVPVSIDSANLVRGYYFELLYDSRALEYLSIQSGSLTGEWLDPIVNPLTGKIMVAGANTDALSGQGTLAILTFRAKPTVTPGAATRLKFDTVELNDGLLTAEQSTGAGEPVIAALEPKTGAETGGTVVQITGANLADVSRVLFGQVESPYVWVDATGSAVFAVTPPGSGKTDVTVESPAGKSTLKKSFTYFRPQVHLTMTPEKAVASSKQVDIPVWMVDLSGGQVSTVAFDLRFDPTVFTPKAVNNLFATAEDSANQANKRVTATLSAPGRLHITVDGSVGRNIESGLLVTCHLLAIASEEEAQGLVYIADTTAENVKAKALPAAASFVSE
- a CDS encoding PEP-CTERM sorting domain-containing protein, with product MRYATILGILGMALISAPAMAIYIPNETPHAAELSVWQVYNNLYGTVYTSNANLDVMRVVDLQTFLIPIGESWLIEAQARYASIVSEFGYYTPAGAPVNYNPLFSVTQIGDVSGLGYDATLTTLDVNQLFGFYLDPAGRGAIWHSEQALNWQIGEVPGWIEDHMVAYTVAADPNVLLLAWEDLPLPGGYNNPSSSYDADYNDLIVELRFEQIVPEPATMVLIALGIAGLAVRRFVLV